In Primulina eburnea isolate SZY01 chromosome 3, ASM2296580v1, whole genome shotgun sequence, one DNA window encodes the following:
- the LOC140826237 gene encoding receptor-like protein 7 isoform X3, whose translation MRILLLPWILLLFLFQILSVSWVFGQCLYDQRSLLLQLNSSLVYNSAISRRLVNWNQNVDCCKWDGIACDSTGHVISLELDGESISRGIEDSSLFSLKHLEKLNLAFNRFYNSEIPKGLQNLTNLAFLNLSNAGFVGQIPMELSTLRSLISLDLSTLFPDRLHRLTLENPNFTMLVQNLTSLMELNLDGIKISDSPSDWSRTISSSAPNLRNLSLRNCGLPGPLDSLSELPSLSVLRLDRNNLSSTVPKSFTKFSNLTTLSLSSCSLHGSFPEMTFQLSTLQNLDLSNNVLLKGTIPEFHQIGSFRTIMLTYTSFSGSLPDSISNLRMLSMIHLSHCNFTGPIPSTITNLTELVSVDFSFNSFTGSIPTLQMSKKLNYIDLSYNKLMGSISSRQFEGLTNLTFINLGFNSLNGSIPSSLFSLPSIQKLQLSNNQFSDQVQEFYTPNSSNLDTLDLSSNMLEGPIPKSFFNLGMLNVLSLSFNSFSGRTQLEMIQTLPKLTRLELGYNNLTVEVGTTNSSLSRLNLASCKLNNFPDLRNHTKLTFLDLSNNLISGEIPSWIWEIGNGHLTHLNLSHNILVGLQMPYNMTRTLYMLDLHSNQLHGEFPIPPKSVIYVDYSSNRFQEPIPHDFGNFTGFASFLSLANNSITGSVPTSLCDASYLQVLDLSDNLLSGSIPPCLLRNNKSLGVLNLGRNYISGDIPDSFSVSCGLKTLDLSKNNLEGKIPASLANCTSLEVMNVGNNNIYDKFPCMLQTSSSLRVLVLRSNRFHGGITCPEANQSWSNLQIIDIASNNFVEYLNASWFSRWRRMMQESDGSGHISFNYLHLANLYYQDTVTVTIKGLELELVKILTIFTSIDFSSNNFQGEIPEAVGQVSSLYVLNLSHNSLTGTIPKSIGNLTSLGSLDLSRNQLTGMIPVELASLTFLSFLDLSYNKLCGRIPQGPQLQTFSESSYIGNTGLCGFPLNTTCEVSPPAAEGLRSSSLIEFDWQFVLTGLGYGVGAALVIAPLAFCKQWRDQCNEHMDQFLGLIFPRYAFSYVRYDGKFEARQDIEYETSDDDNEDENEDNKEDDLSRGS comes from the exons ATGAGAATTCTTCTCCTTCCATGGATTCTGCTGCTGTTCTTGTTCCAAATTCTGTCGGTTTCTTGGGTTTTTGGCCAGTGTTTGTATGATCAAAGATCACTGTTGTTGCAGTTGAATAGCAGCCTTGTTTACAACTCCGCAATTTCGAGAAGGTTGGTTAACTGGAACCAGAATGTAGACTGCTGCAAATGGGATGGGATAGCTTGTGATAGCACAGGGCATGTGATAAGTTTGGAGCTCGATGGTGAGTCAATTTCACGTGGGATCGAGGATTCGAGTCTTTTCAGTCTTAAACATCTTGAAAAGCTAAATTTGGCATTCAACAGATTCTACAATAGTGAAATTCCAAAAGGGCTTCAGAATCTCACGAATCTGGCATTTTTGAATCTTTCAAATGCTGGTTTTGTTGGGCAGATTCCCATGGAACTATCCACATTAAGGAGCTTGATCAGTCTTGATCTCTCCACCCTTTTCCCAGACCGTCTCCATCGCCTAACACTAGAGAATCCAAATTTCACGATGCTTGTCCAAAACCTCACTTCTCTCATGGAACTCAATCTTGACGGTATTAAAATTTCAGATTCACCAAGCGATTGGTCCCGGACTATATCTTCATCTGCACCCAATTTAAGAAATTTAAGCTTGCGGAATTGTGGTTTGCCAGGTCCATTGGATTCTCTTTCAGAGCTTCCTTCTCTTTCAGTTCTACGCCTAGATAGGAACAATCTGTCATCGACAGTTCCAAAGTCTTTCACAAAGTTCTCAAATTTGACTACCTTGAGTCTAAGTTCTTGCTCTTTACATGGTTCCTTTCCAGAGATGACCTTCCAATTATCCACTCTGCAAAATCTTGATCTATCCAACAATGTATTACTCAAGGGGACCATACCCGAGTTTCATCAAATTGGATCTTTCAGGACAATAATGCTCACCTACACCAGCTTCTCAGGCTCATTACCAGATTCCATTAGCAATCTTAGAATGTTGTCCATGATACACCTCTCTCATTGCAATTTCACTGGACCGATTCCATCCACAATAACCAACTTAACAGAACTGGTTAGCGTGGATTTCTCATTCAATTCATTCACCGGTTCAATCCCAACATTACAAATGTCCAAGAAACTTAATTACATTGACCTCAGTTATAATAAACTCATGGGATCGATATCTTCCAGGCAGTTTGAAGGTCTCACAAATCTGACATTTATAAATTTGGGTTTTAATTCACTCAATGGTAGCATTCCCTCGTCTCTCTTCAGTCTCCCTTCAATACAGAAACTTCAGCTCTCTAACAACCAATTTAGTGATCAAGTCCAAGAATTTTACACACCGAATTCCTCCAACCTCGATACACTAGATTTGAGCAGTAATATGTTGGAAGGTCCCATTCCCAAGTCATTCTTTAACCTTGGAATGCTTAATGTCCTATCACTTTCTTTCAACTCCTTCAGTGGCCGCACACAGCTGGAAATGATTCAAACGCTTCCCAAACTTACGAGGCTGGAGCTTGGTTACAACAACTTGACAGTTGAAGTAGGAACCACAAATTCAAGTCTATCCAGGTTAAATTTGGCCTCCTGTAAGCTGAACAACTTTCCTGATCTGAGGAACCACACAAAATTGACTTTCTTGGACCTATCAAATAATCTTATTAGCGGAGAAATACCAAGTTGGATTTGGGAAATTGGAAATGGACACCTCACGCATTTGAATCTTTCTCACAATATTCTGGTTGGTCTACAAATGCCATACAACATGACTCGTACGCTTTACATGCTAGACTTGCACTCGAACCAACTCCATGGAGAGTTTCCAATTCCCCCAAAATCAGTTATATATGTAGATTACTCGAGTAATAGATTTCAAGAACCCATTCCACATGATTTTGGCAATTTCACTGgctttgcttcgtttttgtcATTGGCAAATAATAGCATTACTGGATCGGTTCCTACATCCCTTTGTGATGCAAGTTACCTTCAAGTTCTTGACCTATCTGACAACTTACTGAGTGGTAGTATACCACCCTGTCTCTTAAGAAATAACAAGAGTCTTGGAGTACTGAATCTTGGTAGAAACTACATTAGTGGTGATATTCCTGATAGTTTTTCTGTCAGTTGTGGCCTAAAAACTCTTGACCTCAGTAAGAACAACTTGGAAGGGAAAATTCCAGCATCCTTAGCCAATTGCACATCTTTAGAAGTCATGAATGTTGGAAACAACAATATTTACGATAAGTTCCCATGCATGCTACAAACTTCATCCAGCTTGCGTGTTCTGGTCTTGCGCTCCAACAGATTTCATGGAGGTATCACATGTCCTGAGGCAAACCAAAGCTGGTCAAATCTTCAAATCATCGATATAGCTTCAAACAACTTTGTCGAGTATCTGAATGCATCCTGGTTCTCACGTTGGAGAAGAATGATGCAGGAAAGTGATGGGTCTGGCCACATAAGCTTCAACTATCTGCACCTGGCCAACTTATACTACCAGGACACTGTGACAGTAACCATCAAAGGATTAGAGTTGGAGCTTGTCAAGATTTTGACTATCTTCACATCAATTGATTTCTCTAGCAACAATTTTCAAGGAGAGATACCCGAAGCCGTAGGACAAGTTAGTTCACTATATGTTCTCAATTTATCGCATAATAGTCTCACTGGAACAATTCCAAAATCAATTGGAAATTTAACAAGTCTCGGATCACTTGATCTTTCAAGGAACCAGCTAACAGGGATGATACCAGTGGAGCTAGCAAGTCTCACATTCCTCTCATTCCTGGATTTGTCCTACAACAAGCTATGTGGAAGAATCCCCCAGGGTCCTCAATTACAAACATTTTCTGAATCAAGCTACATAGGAAACACAGGCCTATGTGGGTTCCCTTTGAACACAACCTGTGAGGTTTCTCCACCAGCAGCCGAGGGATTACGTAGCTCCAGTCTAATAGAATTTGATTGGCAATTTGTACTCACTGGTTTGGGATATGGGGTTGGAGCTGCATTAGTCATTGCACCTCTTGCATTCTGCAAGCAATGGAGGGATCAGTGCAACGAGCACATGGACCAATTTCTAGGACTTATATTTCCAAGATACGCATTCAGTTATGTCAGGTATGATGGGAAATTTGAAGCGAGACAAGACATCGAATATGAGACTTCGGATGACGACAATGAAGATGAAAATGAAGATAACAAGGAAGATGACTTGTCACGTGGAAG TTAG
- the LOC140826237 gene encoding receptor-like protein 7 isoform X1 produces MRILLLPWILLLFLFQILSVSWVFGQCLYDQRSLLLQLNSSLVYNSAISRRLVNWNQNVDCCKWDGIACDSTGHVISLELDGESISRGIEDSSLFSLKHLEKLNLAFNRFYNSEIPKGLQNLTNLAFLNLSNAGFVGQIPMELSTLRSLISLDLSTLFPDRLHRLTLENPNFTMLVQNLTSLMELNLDGIKISDSPSDWSRTISSSAPNLRNLSLRNCGLPGPLDSLSELPSLSVLRLDRNNLSSTVPKSFTKFSNLTTLSLSSCSLHGSFPEMTFQLSTLQNLDLSNNVLLKGTIPEFHQIGSFRTIMLTYTSFSGSLPDSISNLRMLSMIHLSHCNFTGPIPSTITNLTELVSVDFSFNSFTGSIPTLQMSKKLNYIDLSYNKLMGSISSRQFEGLTNLTFINLGFNSLNGSIPSSLFSLPSIQKLQLSNNQFSDQVQEFYTPNSSNLDTLDLSSNMLEGPIPKSFFNLGMLNVLSLSFNSFSGRTQLEMIQTLPKLTRLELGYNNLTVEVGTTNSSLSRLNLASCKLNNFPDLRNHTKLTFLDLSNNLISGEIPSWIWEIGNGHLTHLNLSHNILVGLQMPYNMTRTLYMLDLHSNQLHGEFPIPPKSVIYVDYSSNRFQEPIPHDFGNFTGFASFLSLANNSITGSVPTSLCDASYLQVLDLSDNLLSGSIPPCLLRNNKSLGVLNLGRNYISGDIPDSFSVSCGLKTLDLSKNNLEGKIPASLANCTSLEVMNVGNNNIYDKFPCMLQTSSSLRVLVLRSNRFHGGITCPEANQSWSNLQIIDIASNNFVEYLNASWFSRWRRMMQESDGSGHISFNYLHLANLYYQDTVTVTIKGLELELVKILTIFTSIDFSSNNFQGEIPEAVGQVSSLYVLNLSHNSLTGTIPKSIGNLTSLGSLDLSRNQLTGMIPVELASLTFLSFLDLSYNKLCGRIPQGPQLQTFSESSYIGNTGLCGFPLNTTCEVSPPAAEGLRSSSLIEFDWQFVLTGLGYGVGAALVIAPLAFCKQWRDQCNEHMDQFLGLIFPRYAFSYVRYDGKFEARQDIEYETSDDDNEDENEDNKEDDLSRGRYSIVEACSSPEYGIMRLISFQCHVKIFVYTHTHTHTNVNSLYHTA; encoded by the exons ATGAGAATTCTTCTCCTTCCATGGATTCTGCTGCTGTTCTTGTTCCAAATTCTGTCGGTTTCTTGGGTTTTTGGCCAGTGTTTGTATGATCAAAGATCACTGTTGTTGCAGTTGAATAGCAGCCTTGTTTACAACTCCGCAATTTCGAGAAGGTTGGTTAACTGGAACCAGAATGTAGACTGCTGCAAATGGGATGGGATAGCTTGTGATAGCACAGGGCATGTGATAAGTTTGGAGCTCGATGGTGAGTCAATTTCACGTGGGATCGAGGATTCGAGTCTTTTCAGTCTTAAACATCTTGAAAAGCTAAATTTGGCATTCAACAGATTCTACAATAGTGAAATTCCAAAAGGGCTTCAGAATCTCACGAATCTGGCATTTTTGAATCTTTCAAATGCTGGTTTTGTTGGGCAGATTCCCATGGAACTATCCACATTAAGGAGCTTGATCAGTCTTGATCTCTCCACCCTTTTCCCAGACCGTCTCCATCGCCTAACACTAGAGAATCCAAATTTCACGATGCTTGTCCAAAACCTCACTTCTCTCATGGAACTCAATCTTGACGGTATTAAAATTTCAGATTCACCAAGCGATTGGTCCCGGACTATATCTTCATCTGCACCCAATTTAAGAAATTTAAGCTTGCGGAATTGTGGTTTGCCAGGTCCATTGGATTCTCTTTCAGAGCTTCCTTCTCTTTCAGTTCTACGCCTAGATAGGAACAATCTGTCATCGACAGTTCCAAAGTCTTTCACAAAGTTCTCAAATTTGACTACCTTGAGTCTAAGTTCTTGCTCTTTACATGGTTCCTTTCCAGAGATGACCTTCCAATTATCCACTCTGCAAAATCTTGATCTATCCAACAATGTATTACTCAAGGGGACCATACCCGAGTTTCATCAAATTGGATCTTTCAGGACAATAATGCTCACCTACACCAGCTTCTCAGGCTCATTACCAGATTCCATTAGCAATCTTAGAATGTTGTCCATGATACACCTCTCTCATTGCAATTTCACTGGACCGATTCCATCCACAATAACCAACTTAACAGAACTGGTTAGCGTGGATTTCTCATTCAATTCATTCACCGGTTCAATCCCAACATTACAAATGTCCAAGAAACTTAATTACATTGACCTCAGTTATAATAAACTCATGGGATCGATATCTTCCAGGCAGTTTGAAGGTCTCACAAATCTGACATTTATAAATTTGGGTTTTAATTCACTCAATGGTAGCATTCCCTCGTCTCTCTTCAGTCTCCCTTCAATACAGAAACTTCAGCTCTCTAACAACCAATTTAGTGATCAAGTCCAAGAATTTTACACACCGAATTCCTCCAACCTCGATACACTAGATTTGAGCAGTAATATGTTGGAAGGTCCCATTCCCAAGTCATTCTTTAACCTTGGAATGCTTAATGTCCTATCACTTTCTTTCAACTCCTTCAGTGGCCGCACACAGCTGGAAATGATTCAAACGCTTCCCAAACTTACGAGGCTGGAGCTTGGTTACAACAACTTGACAGTTGAAGTAGGAACCACAAATTCAAGTCTATCCAGGTTAAATTTGGCCTCCTGTAAGCTGAACAACTTTCCTGATCTGAGGAACCACACAAAATTGACTTTCTTGGACCTATCAAATAATCTTATTAGCGGAGAAATACCAAGTTGGATTTGGGAAATTGGAAATGGACACCTCACGCATTTGAATCTTTCTCACAATATTCTGGTTGGTCTACAAATGCCATACAACATGACTCGTACGCTTTACATGCTAGACTTGCACTCGAACCAACTCCATGGAGAGTTTCCAATTCCCCCAAAATCAGTTATATATGTAGATTACTCGAGTAATAGATTTCAAGAACCCATTCCACATGATTTTGGCAATTTCACTGgctttgcttcgtttttgtcATTGGCAAATAATAGCATTACTGGATCGGTTCCTACATCCCTTTGTGATGCAAGTTACCTTCAAGTTCTTGACCTATCTGACAACTTACTGAGTGGTAGTATACCACCCTGTCTCTTAAGAAATAACAAGAGTCTTGGAGTACTGAATCTTGGTAGAAACTACATTAGTGGTGATATTCCTGATAGTTTTTCTGTCAGTTGTGGCCTAAAAACTCTTGACCTCAGTAAGAACAACTTGGAAGGGAAAATTCCAGCATCCTTAGCCAATTGCACATCTTTAGAAGTCATGAATGTTGGAAACAACAATATTTACGATAAGTTCCCATGCATGCTACAAACTTCATCCAGCTTGCGTGTTCTGGTCTTGCGCTCCAACAGATTTCATGGAGGTATCACATGTCCTGAGGCAAACCAAAGCTGGTCAAATCTTCAAATCATCGATATAGCTTCAAACAACTTTGTCGAGTATCTGAATGCATCCTGGTTCTCACGTTGGAGAAGAATGATGCAGGAAAGTGATGGGTCTGGCCACATAAGCTTCAACTATCTGCACCTGGCCAACTTATACTACCAGGACACTGTGACAGTAACCATCAAAGGATTAGAGTTGGAGCTTGTCAAGATTTTGACTATCTTCACATCAATTGATTTCTCTAGCAACAATTTTCAAGGAGAGATACCCGAAGCCGTAGGACAAGTTAGTTCACTATATGTTCTCAATTTATCGCATAATAGTCTCACTGGAACAATTCCAAAATCAATTGGAAATTTAACAAGTCTCGGATCACTTGATCTTTCAAGGAACCAGCTAACAGGGATGATACCAGTGGAGCTAGCAAGTCTCACATTCCTCTCATTCCTGGATTTGTCCTACAACAAGCTATGTGGAAGAATCCCCCAGGGTCCTCAATTACAAACATTTTCTGAATCAAGCTACATAGGAAACACAGGCCTATGTGGGTTCCCTTTGAACACAACCTGTGAGGTTTCTCCACCAGCAGCCGAGGGATTACGTAGCTCCAGTCTAATAGAATTTGATTGGCAATTTGTACTCACTGGTTTGGGATATGGGGTTGGAGCTGCATTAGTCATTGCACCTCTTGCATTCTGCAAGCAATGGAGGGATCAGTGCAACGAGCACATGGACCAATTTCTAGGACTTATATTTCCAAGATACGCATTCAGTTATGTCAGGTATGATGGGAAATTTGAAGCGAGACAAGACATCGAATATGAGACTTCGGATGACGACAATGAAGATGAAAATGAAGATAACAAGGAAGATGACTTGTCACGTGGAAG ATACTCTATAGTTGAAGCATGCAGTTCCCCCGAATATGGGATAATGAGACTAATTTCTTTTCAATGTCATGTGAAAATATTtgtttacacacacacacacacacacacaaacgtCAATTCACTTTACCATACTGCTTGA
- the LOC140826237 gene encoding receptor-like protein 7 isoform X2: MRILLLPWILLLFLFQILSVSWVFGQCLYDQRSLLLQLNSSLVYNSAISRRLVNWNQNVDCCKWDGIACDSTGHVISLELDGESISRGIEDSSLFSLKHLEKLNLAFNRFYNSEIPKGLQNLTNLAFLNLSNAGFVGQIPMELSTLRSLISLDLSTLFPDRLHRLTLENPNFTMLVQNLTSLMELNLDGIKISDSPSDWSRTISSSAPNLRNLSLRNCGLPGPLDSLSELPSLSVLRLDRNNLSSTVPKSFTKFSNLTTLSLSSCSLHGSFPEMTFQLSTLQNLDLSNNVLLKGTIPEFHQIGSFRTIMLTYTSFSGSLPDSISNLRMLSMIHLSHCNFTGPIPSTITNLTELVSVDFSFNSFTGSIPTLQMSKKLNYIDLSYNKLMGSISSRQFEGLTNLTFINLGFNSLNGSIPSSLFSLPSIQKLQLSNNQFSDQVQEFYTPNSSNLDTLDLSSNMLEGPIPKSFFNLGMLNVLSLSFNSFSGRTQLEMIQTLPKLTRLELGYNNLTVEVGTTNSSLSRLNLASCKLNNFPDLRNHTKLTFLDLSNNLISGEIPSWIWEIGNGHLTHLNLSHNILVGLQMPYNMTRTLYMLDLHSNQLHGEFPIPPKSVIYVDYSSNRFQEPIPHDFGNFTGFASFLSLANNSITGSVPTSLCDASYLQVLDLSDNLLSGSIPPCLLRNNKSLGVLNLGRNYISGDIPDSFSVSCGLKTLDLSKNNLEGKIPASLANCTSLEVMNVGNNNIYDKFPCMLQTSSSLRVLVLRSNRFHGGITCPEANQSWSNLQIIDIASNNFVEYLNASWFSRWRRMMQESDGSGHISFNYLHLANLYYQDTVTVTIKGLELELVKILTIFTSIDFSSNNFQGEIPEAVGQVSSLYVLNLSHNSLTGTIPKSIGNLTSLGSLDLSRNQLTGMIPVELASLTFLSFLDLSYNKLCGRIPQGPQLQTFSESSYIGNTGLCGFPLNTTCEVSPPAAEGLRSSSLIEFDWQFVLTGLGYGVGAALVIAPLAFCKQWRDQCNEHMDQFLGLIFPRYAFSYVRYDGKFEARQDIEYETSDDDNEDENEDNKEDDLSRGRWNSRQNS; this comes from the exons ATGAGAATTCTTCTCCTTCCATGGATTCTGCTGCTGTTCTTGTTCCAAATTCTGTCGGTTTCTTGGGTTTTTGGCCAGTGTTTGTATGATCAAAGATCACTGTTGTTGCAGTTGAATAGCAGCCTTGTTTACAACTCCGCAATTTCGAGAAGGTTGGTTAACTGGAACCAGAATGTAGACTGCTGCAAATGGGATGGGATAGCTTGTGATAGCACAGGGCATGTGATAAGTTTGGAGCTCGATGGTGAGTCAATTTCACGTGGGATCGAGGATTCGAGTCTTTTCAGTCTTAAACATCTTGAAAAGCTAAATTTGGCATTCAACAGATTCTACAATAGTGAAATTCCAAAAGGGCTTCAGAATCTCACGAATCTGGCATTTTTGAATCTTTCAAATGCTGGTTTTGTTGGGCAGATTCCCATGGAACTATCCACATTAAGGAGCTTGATCAGTCTTGATCTCTCCACCCTTTTCCCAGACCGTCTCCATCGCCTAACACTAGAGAATCCAAATTTCACGATGCTTGTCCAAAACCTCACTTCTCTCATGGAACTCAATCTTGACGGTATTAAAATTTCAGATTCACCAAGCGATTGGTCCCGGACTATATCTTCATCTGCACCCAATTTAAGAAATTTAAGCTTGCGGAATTGTGGTTTGCCAGGTCCATTGGATTCTCTTTCAGAGCTTCCTTCTCTTTCAGTTCTACGCCTAGATAGGAACAATCTGTCATCGACAGTTCCAAAGTCTTTCACAAAGTTCTCAAATTTGACTACCTTGAGTCTAAGTTCTTGCTCTTTACATGGTTCCTTTCCAGAGATGACCTTCCAATTATCCACTCTGCAAAATCTTGATCTATCCAACAATGTATTACTCAAGGGGACCATACCCGAGTTTCATCAAATTGGATCTTTCAGGACAATAATGCTCACCTACACCAGCTTCTCAGGCTCATTACCAGATTCCATTAGCAATCTTAGAATGTTGTCCATGATACACCTCTCTCATTGCAATTTCACTGGACCGATTCCATCCACAATAACCAACTTAACAGAACTGGTTAGCGTGGATTTCTCATTCAATTCATTCACCGGTTCAATCCCAACATTACAAATGTCCAAGAAACTTAATTACATTGACCTCAGTTATAATAAACTCATGGGATCGATATCTTCCAGGCAGTTTGAAGGTCTCACAAATCTGACATTTATAAATTTGGGTTTTAATTCACTCAATGGTAGCATTCCCTCGTCTCTCTTCAGTCTCCCTTCAATACAGAAACTTCAGCTCTCTAACAACCAATTTAGTGATCAAGTCCAAGAATTTTACACACCGAATTCCTCCAACCTCGATACACTAGATTTGAGCAGTAATATGTTGGAAGGTCCCATTCCCAAGTCATTCTTTAACCTTGGAATGCTTAATGTCCTATCACTTTCTTTCAACTCCTTCAGTGGCCGCACACAGCTGGAAATGATTCAAACGCTTCCCAAACTTACGAGGCTGGAGCTTGGTTACAACAACTTGACAGTTGAAGTAGGAACCACAAATTCAAGTCTATCCAGGTTAAATTTGGCCTCCTGTAAGCTGAACAACTTTCCTGATCTGAGGAACCACACAAAATTGACTTTCTTGGACCTATCAAATAATCTTATTAGCGGAGAAATACCAAGTTGGATTTGGGAAATTGGAAATGGACACCTCACGCATTTGAATCTTTCTCACAATATTCTGGTTGGTCTACAAATGCCATACAACATGACTCGTACGCTTTACATGCTAGACTTGCACTCGAACCAACTCCATGGAGAGTTTCCAATTCCCCCAAAATCAGTTATATATGTAGATTACTCGAGTAATAGATTTCAAGAACCCATTCCACATGATTTTGGCAATTTCACTGgctttgcttcgtttttgtcATTGGCAAATAATAGCATTACTGGATCGGTTCCTACATCCCTTTGTGATGCAAGTTACCTTCAAGTTCTTGACCTATCTGACAACTTACTGAGTGGTAGTATACCACCCTGTCTCTTAAGAAATAACAAGAGTCTTGGAGTACTGAATCTTGGTAGAAACTACATTAGTGGTGATATTCCTGATAGTTTTTCTGTCAGTTGTGGCCTAAAAACTCTTGACCTCAGTAAGAACAACTTGGAAGGGAAAATTCCAGCATCCTTAGCCAATTGCACATCTTTAGAAGTCATGAATGTTGGAAACAACAATATTTACGATAAGTTCCCATGCATGCTACAAACTTCATCCAGCTTGCGTGTTCTGGTCTTGCGCTCCAACAGATTTCATGGAGGTATCACATGTCCTGAGGCAAACCAAAGCTGGTCAAATCTTCAAATCATCGATATAGCTTCAAACAACTTTGTCGAGTATCTGAATGCATCCTGGTTCTCACGTTGGAGAAGAATGATGCAGGAAAGTGATGGGTCTGGCCACATAAGCTTCAACTATCTGCACCTGGCCAACTTATACTACCAGGACACTGTGACAGTAACCATCAAAGGATTAGAGTTGGAGCTTGTCAAGATTTTGACTATCTTCACATCAATTGATTTCTCTAGCAACAATTTTCAAGGAGAGATACCCGAAGCCGTAGGACAAGTTAGTTCACTATATGTTCTCAATTTATCGCATAATAGTCTCACTGGAACAATTCCAAAATCAATTGGAAATTTAACAAGTCTCGGATCACTTGATCTTTCAAGGAACCAGCTAACAGGGATGATACCAGTGGAGCTAGCAAGTCTCACATTCCTCTCATTCCTGGATTTGTCCTACAACAAGCTATGTGGAAGAATCCCCCAGGGTCCTCAATTACAAACATTTTCTGAATCAAGCTACATAGGAAACACAGGCCTATGTGGGTTCCCTTTGAACACAACCTGTGAGGTTTCTCCACCAGCAGCCGAGGGATTACGTAGCTCCAGTCTAATAGAATTTGATTGGCAATTTGTACTCACTGGTTTGGGATATGGGGTTGGAGCTGCATTAGTCATTGCACCTCTTGCATTCTGCAAGCAATGGAGGGATCAGTGCAACGAGCACATGGACCAATTTCTAGGACTTATATTTCCAAGATACGCATTCAGTTATGTCAGGTATGATGGGAAATTTGAAGCGAGACAAGACATCGAATATGAGACTTCGGATGACGACAATGAAGATGAAAATGAAGATAACAAGGAAGATGACTTGTCACGTGGAAG GTGGAACTCACGCCAAAACAGTTAG